The genomic DNA TCGAGTGACCAGCAGTGACTGGTGCGCGATCGCCCGCGACTACGGCTACACTTTTGATTTGATCTTCTTCGTTGGTGAGGAGTTTGCTTTTCCCACCACCTGTTTCGGAATTTCAAACGATTTGAACCGTCTTGGTGATTGTGGGTGCTGTACTCTTGAAGTTGACCGTTTTGGAGTTGTTCTGCCGAAGCCTTAAAATAGCTTAACGACCCAAACACTGTGATAGTGATAGTGATCGGTGAACCCTTAAATCATTCGTATAATCGTAATAGTTTGCTTTCCAGATCACacctacaaacaaacaatgctGATTGTTCCGTTCCCTACGACACTTTCAATTTCTTCTCCGTCCGTGATCCGAAGAAAAGCGAACCCCTTTCGACAGCAATATCGTGTACGTGTTGATAAGCCCTTTTTTCGAGGGAAAGGAACCTAAACCTAACCGCTGCTCTCATGCTCTCATAATGATAATACCATGATTAACGTTGTACCACGGTCCACGGGCCGTTGCTTTATCGAGACACTCATTTCCCGTTTCTCCGCTCCACGAGATCGAGATCTGATGATTTATggcttcggtttcggttcgagTTTGGTCTTTCAGTCACGGCCAGACACGTCCTCGTTTGGAAGGAGCACACCCATTAATGGGTGTTAATCCGGAAAGAAAGATGGATTGCTACGTTAAGGTCTCTCGCTTCTAACGGATCTGGCCACGCTGGGAGTGGTTTAAACGTAACGATTATCGCTCCACAGATTGATCTATCATGGAAAACTAGATGGGCTTGAGAGAGAACGCATTCCAGCACAGCGGTTGACGTAAAAATGTTCTCACCTTAAAATGAGGCGGGAAAACGACCATGCTTTGAAGATTATTCGTTATTCGGTTATTAAATAATTAGAAGAAATACTGCAacacttttttccttctcgatTTGATTTTCTGGGGAGTCTATTAATGATGTTGGAATGTTGAGCTCACTCAAGTACACTTTTTAAGAAGACATAAACTTAAAAGTTGCTTCATTCAAGTTTCATTTTAAGCTTTTCTCAAACGATACTGATGCATCAcctttttaccaaaaaaatattggaaaatatTGGAAATATATTGGATATCAACATCAACACTTGGTACTTTAGGTATTATACTTCGTTAGTTCGTAAAAAAATGTCTAGAACCTACAGAACCCTTCGAGAGGTCTCTAAAAGATAGATAAAACCGAATAAACACTCAATCCCACCCGAAAATAGTTGAAGTATTTTCACACCATctaaaaaactataaaaacatttaaaggAGCTAAGATTTAgcttgaaaaataaacaatctaGTTTAATTAATAGTTTTAAGTATTTGATACAACAAgaatttatagtttttcatACAAAATCTAAATCTTTAATAATTTCTGGTCGAGGCTTTACAGCCCAGCTTTGCAAATAATTTTCCTCATCTCAAAAATAATCTTAAAAGTAAGGAAAATAtataattaaatgaaaaagtTAAATACCTTTACCATAAAAAGGGTATAAAGTGGTTCAAACTTTTTAACTCCGTATAATATTTGATGTAGAGCATATATTCCTCTTTGAGAAGAGAAGTTTCAGCGGCCTAGTTTGTTTACTTAACATTTTTCCTGAATCTTTAACATTAAGTTATTATCgttgtaattatttaatttatattcaACGTCACAATTATGAATATTGTATAACTAAAACTTCCATAAAATCCTCATAATCTGAGAAAGAGTTCAATTTGCAgtcaagcgacgaacccatTCCCTACAACGATTTCATCTTGCCTGCTTATTGGGTATATCCTCTATATGCACAAAAAGCTGCACTTCTGCGAGGTTCATTCCGAAGTGCTCTCAATCCTTTTCAATTGATGCATCATCCAATCGATTACTATTCATATGTTACCCCCCtcaaacacatacaaacacacacgtaacAATACATCATGCTCGAGGAACTGCATCCAAACGGTTTTATTTCtcataattgaaaataaaaaagcgatttttaaaaaaacactaccCATCGCCACAATGCTGCCGCGCTGTATTCATCTTGCTGGGCTGCATCTTTCACCTTCCCCTTTTAGGTAACAGCAGCCGGACCCCGGTGGTGTGCGTTACTCAACCGCGTTCGTCGAACGGTGGCGACCTCCGTTTAGTGCGCCCAAAAATTCAAGTTTACGAACTTTCACCTTGTTACTTAAGCGCTCATCAAGCGCCTCCCGGGCCCGCGGTCACCAAAAACGAGCAGGCAGGCTCACCTGGAGTTTCATAATACTTCTCGACATAATTAAATCATAAAGTCAAAACAACGCGCGCACCGGTCCGATGATAAATGtgaaatcaaacacaaacgaAACGCTTGTCACCCCCACTGGCGCATGTTGGATAGTGGActtatttgttttgctggtgaCCAGTAACGTGGGTACGTCACCCCGCCAGAAGATGCAACTCCCGGTTGTAAAACGATTCATCACCGGGTGGAGCATTTATTTGTTCGCCGAAAAAGCATATCTTCACACCACTTGTACAACAGCACCAATGCGAGACGATGCGTGGAAGAAACATACGAAAAAAGGTAACAATCATGCTCGTGGCGCATATTGAATACAACTTTCACTCTCATCCGAAACCGCAACCAACACACGAACGCTCTCTTGGAGGTCGACCGTCGATTGATCGAGATCCAAGAGCAAGCCCCTTAATAGCCGACACAAGATTCCTTCTGCTCTTGAagctttcttctgcttcttctgccCCATCTCATATTGCTAGATTTTTGCCTCGTCATCAAATAGTACGCTTCGCATTCTTTGCAGATACTGTAAGAGCGCTCATCTCGAACGATgaagagcactgggcagaaaacGGATTCAAACTAGCGGGTTCATTGGCATCGAAATGTAGTTTGCCCCCAAACATCCAAACGACTGTATGTAATGCATCGGCCAGCAgcacaaataaacataaacttACATTTATCTCCTTGTTAATTGCTCAATAAACTACACATCGGCCAAGCGCGCACACCGGGCATGAAGAGTCGCGACCGCAAAAGAACAATCAAAGACCAGCCCGCCGTTCTCGAAGCGGGCCCTCGTCTCCGGTGTCTCCTTCTGGTACGGGTTGTGGTCTC from Anopheles stephensi strain Indian chromosome 2, UCI_ANSTEP_V1.0, whole genome shotgun sequence includes the following:
- the LOC118507111 gene encoding uncharacterized protein LOC118507111, coding for MQLPVVKRFITGWSIYLFAEKAYLHTTCTTAPMRDDAWKKHTKKDTVRALISNDEEHWAENGFKLAGSLASKCSLPPNIQTTVCNASASSTNKHKLTFISLLIAQ